The genomic stretch CACTTTCAAAAATAAGTCTGGGTTCGAAGGTACGTTTGTTATAGATTGTCAGGAGCCTATGGATATAAGATAGTAGATAGCCACGAGTCACGATCATGCAAGCGGTTTGTGATATATTTAAAAGTCACTTTGGTTTTAGCTATttgagctttttatttataaagtaAATTGTAGATAATAATGACCCGCTATTGCGATTATAATAAGCCTTCCGCGTTGTTGTGATGCTACAGGGGGAAGTGGTAGGGCAAGCGATAGCTTAAATTTTACAATTAACTTCCTTGGTATATCATTTGCAAACATCAACTACCTTCATTTGCAAAACTATCGTAATAATCATATAAACTTTtgtcaaacattttacaaaatgtcatGCCAGCTGTAGTTATCCAAACAATATGATACTTCATTGTTGCTCAAGAGTCTAAGGTGCAAATAAtgtgaaaaatattgtttatagTGTTTAAATGCAAGAAAGCACCGGAATTGCGCTTTTTTTTCGTGCCGGTCGGTCTTGCTCTCTTCTTATCCcaagtttaaaaaacctttTGCCATAAAAAGCAGTCAAATTTCCCCGTCATTCCTCAGTATCATGAAATTGTTTCTTTATATTTGATGGGGCCAAATTGCGATCATCATAACCGCagcatgtttttgttcttcCAAGAGCTTGGAACTGGCTCAGCACGTGTAACAGGTAGCAGCAAATCAACTCAAAACTCAGGCAGACCACCCTTGTTCGTCGGGCCGTTGTTGTAATTGAAATGTGACTATTCACAATTTTCACAAAGATCAtaaatgcaccttgtttatcccaaaattttgcatagctTTTGTcatcgatttctcttgggacgactgtaatacccggGAGCAATTGGAAACAACGGTTACTGCAAAATGTGAGGGGagaaacaaggtgcattatggtctattaGAATCTTTTGGCTCAATGGGAGAGATACAGACGAACATTACGGCTGCTACAATTTACTCCAAAATACAGATTTGAACCTAAATTTTTAAGCAAAGTTCAAGCGAAATATTAAATTCGTTATCTGtcatctttttctctttcccGGGCTGTTTAGATTGTAGCCGCCTATAATCTTCGTTCTCTTAGAACTGAATTTCTTGAAGGCTGCGTTTAAAACTTTTGCTGAATATTGTGACGGCTCAGGAAGATCGAGTCTTTATTCTCCGAAGCTTTCTACAAGCCACAGTGTGttaaaaagttctctttttgcacAAGTGTGGGTAAAATGGAACTATCATCATAATGATCTAATGAGTTATAACGATACAACTGTGCCACAGACAACTTCAccatttttttgagaaaaatttcGCTCAAAAAGCAGGTTGAGGCAGTCGTGTAACTGGCTTTCTTTCTAAGATGACGGCCTAAGtttcatttcagtaaatttAAGTGAAAGAGAACTTCTGAAGCCTCTCCAACGGGTTCCTCTGTCATCAGATTTTCTTCCAAGGTATTTTCCGTTTAGATTGGAGTAGTGGCAAGAGTCGTACCACCAGGCACCAGTGTATTGCACAGCACAGTTACTACCCCATCTGTCATTATCTCTGTCTTTGGTGCTAAACGCCATGTTATTCTGATATGCTAACGAATCTCCTGCTGTCCCTGAATATGAACCCACTTCAAGTCGATACTTCGCCTGCTCATCACCAACTTTAAACTTGCCATATTTGGCGTATACTCTTACTCCGTTCCAGTCCTCTAACTCCACTCGCAGAGTACTGGGTCTAGCGGCCGTCAACCTGTGGATCCTGTCGTTTCCTAACCAGAACTCAGCCGTCAGCTGACCAAAGCCTGATTTGTAATCGTTCCAGCCGCGATAGAAGTCTACCGAGCCATCTTGTCTTCTCTGGAACACGGTCCATCCTCCACCATCAGTACGCATGTCACAATATACATCAAAGGATCCTCTTCCATCCGGACTTATGGAGTAAACTCCATTCTGAGTATAGCCTGACTTCAGCAGATCAGAACAATCTTGGGGGATAAATATGAAATGCTTTATCAAGAACAAAGTATCAAGAACGTATTAGCCCTATTTATTCAGACCGAGGGGAGCTTTTGAGGCCTTCTCGCTCTCAGGCTAGTACATCATTTATTTTACTAATTTAAGGGATCAATTGAGGCTTCTGGgtaactgtccacctacccctcccctaagccaacattgaCACTTACTTCTCTCTaagggcaaaattgtgacttaggggaagggtaggtggtcagttacccagaaacaTCAGCTTTAAGAAAGAAAACCAAAGCACATCATGAATAAGTAGAACGTTCACAAGCGCAGTACGGAAACGTAGAAAAATCTTCTACCAAAAGCCATAATGTCCCATTATGGCCTTTGCTTCCCACTAGAAATAAGGAGCAAATTTAAAAGGCTTCTTAAGAATTATTCACTTAAGAATAGCTTTTGATTTAATTACCTGAATTCTACCCTTATTAAAGCAAGATCACGATCAGTGAAAACTCTAGAATAAACGTTATGGTCCGCCTCTCTCACCCGACATAACAATACGTCAATGTTAATTACTATTGAATGCAGTGGTGGATTTTTAGGTGGATATTTCTGAAAATGATTCCGGCTAAAAACGGACTCCAACGGGATGGATTCCACCCCCCACGAGGTTTTTCTCACATATTtctattcaatttttttatcgttCGGTAACTCTCTTCAGTAACTGTTTCAAGAGAATAGGGGATGTGCCACTCCCCCCCTCCCGATTTTCATCAAGTTTGGTTGTACGTCCTAGAATTAACCTGGCCAACACACCCCCCTCTTAGGCTTTATCCTCTCTCGTAATACACAGAATCCTTGTTTACCTTTAGAAGCCAGAACATCAATAGTTGTGATAGTTTCTACGTCAAAAACCCCTGCAATCGTTGCAGCACAGATGTAATTCCCTGCATCTTCCTTTCTAATGTTTCTAATAACCAACCCACCATTAATCTGCTGGCTCCGACCAACTGGAAGTTGTGCTTCTTGTTTCTTCCAGTTCATGGCTGGTTCAGGATCGCCAGTAGCGCTGCAGTTCAAAGTTAACGTTTCACCAATCAACACAGTAACTTTTAACGGTGGCTTTACAGTAAACTGAGGGAGGGAGATCACAACTAAGACAGTTCGTTTGACCACAGTTCCTAACAAGTTAGTCGCAGTGCAGAGGTAGTTATCAGAATCAACCTTACGAACTCCAAACAGTTTCATGACACTATTGTTACTGTGTACCCTTCCCTGGGGCAGCTGACCAAATGACTTACTCCATGTGACCAGTGGCGTAGGATAGCCAGTCACGTGACAAACTGGTAGAGTTGCATTACTTCCTTCAACGACGTAAAACGGTCCCGGATTAAAAGATATGGAAGGAAGAACTGCAAAACGAAAGAATTTCACGTAATTACCACAGTTATACGTGAATATCTATAACGAAAGTGGCAGTTTTCCCGTTTCCTTGCACTAGCCTTAAATAAATGGTCAAATATCTATAAAATAACTGAAGTAAAGCTTAACTGTACCCCGGGGGACTCTCATATGAAAGGGGCAGGGATgcttaaacccctaaaggagaccaatctgggcgtggcccaaccttttttgGCCCCTAAACGcaatcattttaaactttgattacattaatcgagtaaataaaacgaatagaaaatatataattttttaatatttcttcgaatgcaaccctaaaagagacctttacggctaaatttttttttttccagaacacCCCAAGCGAGACGATGAGCATCCCTGACCTTTTCATGTGGGAgccccctacccccccccccccccccccgcactGTACTAAACGTTCGTGCAAAAAAGTACTGTATTTACATTTTTAACTGAATTGAAAGACTTCCCGCGATTAAAAATCTACGCACCATAGGGAACACTTGAATTTCGTGGCCGTTGTTACAAGATTATTTTCGCAGTTGGTTGGGTACGCACTGTAGTGGCtgttgccgttgtagagaggtttaaacaaaaGCCATTATATGGACTGTCCACCAGGGCAAAAACAGTGGCAGTTGTATATAGGATGACATTAGTGGAGATTCGAATGCATTTTTCACAGTTAAAGACAGGTTAGCATAATTGATTTGGTATAAACACGTGCTTCCCGTAATTAAGAATTGTGATTGACGTCATGTCCCGCTGCAGTCACTTTTCGTTACATGGTAATAGTAACTGAATCATTAACAAGGATTTCTTCAAAACAAACTATTGATCATGAGGCTGTTTAAATATCTGTATCACACGCCTAGTTATATTCTTCGCCCTTTTAATTTTCCTTACCAAACGATCGACGAACCTACTTTTTTTTGCATGATTGTGATCTTATAAAGTTTAATACATGAACAAATGCAAGGTTAAAACAGACAAACATCACGTTTAGATTAATTAAATACCTATCCAAGGTTTTGTCAATTTGTCAACTGCTTACCTAAGTAAATTAACAGgatctatttttgtttttgtttttgtctttttttttttcagaatgaataaagttttttttatgctATAGTGTTTTCATCTTGCTCTTTTGACAAGATGTGTCCATAAACTCACCATTCACTACCAAATGACCAACAGCGTGAGCCTGTCCCAAGATGTTTACCGCTGAACATTTATACACACCCGCATCACCTCCTTTCAAGTTCTTTAAGAGCAGAGTTCCTCCTGTAACTGCTGACTGGCTtatttttgtttgactgttcaaTTTACTCCATATTATTGAAGGCCTAGGATTCCCAGTAGCTGAACACTGAAATTTGGCTGATCCGCTTTCGTTTACAGTCGACCTTGCAGGAGCAACAGCAACAGAAGGTGCTGAAATTGATTCACCAGGCTCTCCTTTAGATCCCGG from Porites lutea chromosome 1, jaPorLute2.1, whole genome shotgun sequence encodes the following:
- the LOC140951282 gene encoding uncharacterized protein; this encodes MVTQKQSFPSFASVLSLLSIVFYCAGFLRVELELNEQKKRINALENNGQTEPRPSFEPSLVDLPKTSSLEVHRNGIYKRQVDSINATSPNSVDPTMQKINKLLSEGKLQLCHSKGVTCSLAGPPGPPGPRGEKGARGRRGQRGKPGNKGDQGIMGSPGKRGKQGIMGPVGLAGQAGSKGQKGDMGPAGIPGSKGEPGESISAPSVAVAPARSTVNESGSAKFQCSATGNPRPSIIWSKLNSQTKISQSAVTGGTLLLKNLKGGDAGVYKCSAVNILGQAHAVGHLVVNVLPSISFNPGPFYVVEGSNATLPVCHVTGYPTPLVTWSKSFGQLPQGRVHSNNSVMKLFGVRKVDSDNYLCTATNLLGTVVKRTVLVVISLPQFTVKPPLKVTVLIGETLTLNCSATGDPEPAMNWKKQEAQLPVGRSQQINGGLVIRNIRKEDAGNYICAATIAGVFDVETITTIDVLASKDCSDLLKSGYTQNGVYSISPDGRGSFDVYCDMRTDGGGWTVFQRRQDGSVDFYRGWNDYKSGFGQLTAEFWLGNDRIHRLTAARPSTLRVELEDWNGVRVYAKYGKFKVGDEQAKYRLEVGSYSGTAGDSLAYQNNMAFSTKDRDNDRWGSNCAVQYTGAWWYDSCHYSNLNGKYLGRKSDDRGTRWRGFRSSLSLKFTEMKLRPSS